From Daucus carota subsp. sativus chromosome 6, DH1 v3.0, whole genome shotgun sequence, the proteins below share one genomic window:
- the LOC108225156 gene encoding uncharacterized protein LOC108225156 has protein sequence MPPKSKEKPKSAAAAPPPSISIEDLFTSIKRHVDKDEFEQIVKLSDQVLSVAPGDEDALRCKVAALIKCDKIDDALSVIRKVPNDFSYFKAYCLYRQKKLKEAMESLKGLEENFATMLLGSQILFRMGKMDASVDIYRKLQNSNIDALEINVVAGLVSAGKSSEVKGMMDALRVKATSSFRLAYNAACSLIEEHKYTDAEQLLLLSRRMAQETLMDEGLADDKIETKLARISVQLAYVQQLTGNTKEAVQSYTRIIKRNLASEATQAVATNNLIALKGPKDISDSLKKLDKLVKKTGGPGSFQLARGLDLKLSPKQKEALYINRMLLLLHSNKMEQARELVAALPDLCPGSVVPVLLQAAVLVKENKAGKAEEILGQSADKFPDNSRVLHLARAQIAAAGGHPQIAVASLEKIPDIQHMPATVATLVALKERAGDIDGADAVFDSAIRWWSNAMTEENKLSVIMQEAAAFKLKHGRKEEAARLYEEIVKSHGSVEALVGLIQTAAHVDVEKAEAYEKKLKQMPDLKDIDVDSLERTSGAKHAEGGSHMNTATSYEDNNKEKTKKKKRKRKPKYPKGFDPANPGPPPDPERWLPKRERSSFRPKRKDKRIAQIRGSQGAVAKEAGNANSKSSRASSKGVSTGPEPSKPSSKSSKKKSRK, from the exons ATGCCTcccaaatcaaaagaaaagccCAAATCGGCCGCCGCAGCCCCACCGCCGTCGATCTCAATCGAAGATCTCTTCACTTCCATTAAACGCCACGTCGACAAAGATGAGTTCGAACAAATCGTCAAGCTCTCAGATCAAG TGTTATCTGTAGCTCCTGGTGATGAAGATGCGTTACGATGCAAAGTTGCGGCGTTGATTAAGTGCGATAAGATCGATGACGCGCTTTCGGTTATTCGCAAGGTTCCCAATGATTTTAGCTATTTCAAG GCATATTGCTTATACAGGcaaaaaaagttaaaagaagCTATGGAATCGCTGAAGGGTCTTGAGGAAAATTTTGCAACTATGCTTTTAGGATCCCAGATTCTGTTTCGCATGGGAAAAATGGATGCTTCTGTTGATATCTACCGGAAACTCCAGAATTCAAATATAGACGCGCTAGAGATAAATGTTGTTGCTGGATTGGTCTCAGCTGGGAAAAGTTCTGAAGTTAAAGGAATGATGGATGCTCTCCGGGTTAAAGCAACAAGCAGCTTTAGGTTGGCATATAATGCTGCCTGTTCACTGATTGAAGAACACAAATACACTGATGCAGAGCAACTTCTACTCTTATCTAGAAG AATGGCACAGGAAACTCTAATGGATGAGGGTTTGGCAGATGACAAAATTGAAACTAAACTGGCACGAATATCTGTTCAGTTGGCATATGTTCAGCAG CTCACGGGTAATACAAAGGAAGCTGTTCAGTCATATACTCGAATAATTAAGCGAAATCTGGCAAGTGAAGCAACACAGGCAGTGGCCACCAACAACCTTATTGCTTTAAAAGGTCCCAAAGATATCTCAGATAGCTTGAAGAAGCTTGATAAGCTTGTGAAGAAAACTGGAGGGCCTGGGAGCTTCCAGCTTGCTCGTGGTTTAGACTTGAAGCTTTCACCTAAGCAGAAAGAAGCGTTATACATTAATCGAATGCTGCTGCTACTTCATTCAAATAAAATGGAGCAG GCTCGAGAACTTGTTGCTGCCTTGCCAGACTTGTGTCCTGGTAGTGTGGTGCCAGTATTGCTTCAAGCTGCCGTCTTGGTCAAAGAAAATAAGGCTGGAAAGGCTGAAGAAATATTGGGACAATCTGCAGATAAGTTCCCAGATAATTCCAGAGTACTTCACCTTGCAAGGGCCCAGATTGCTGCTGCTGGTGGTCACCCACAAATTGCAGTTGCATCTCTAGAAAAAATACCTGATATTCAACACATGCCTGCTACAGTGGCAACCCTTGTTGCTCTTAAAGAGCGTGCTGGAGATATTGATGGTGCAGATGCTGTTTTTGACTCGGCAATCCGATGGTGGTCAAATGCTATGACTGAAGAAAACAAGCTTAGTGTAATCATGCAAGAAGCTGCTGCTTTCAAGCTTAAGCATGGCCGTAAAGAGGAGGCTGCTCGTTTGTACGAGGAGATTGTGAAAAGTCATGGAAGTGTTGAGGCTTTGGTAGGTTTAATCCAGACAGCTGCTCATGTCGATGTTGAGAAAGCAGAGGCTTATGAGAAGAAACTTAAACAAATGCCTGACTTAAAAGATATTGATGTGGATAGTTTAGAGAGGACGTCGGGTGCAAAGCATGCTGAGGGTGGATCTCATATGAATACAGCTACCTCTTATGAAGACAATAATAAAGAGAaaacgaagaagaagaagaggaaaagaAAGCCCAAGTACCCCAAAGGGTTCGATCCTGCAAATCCTGGTCCCCCGCCAGATCCGGAGAGGTGGTTACCTAAACGGGAGAGGTCTAGTTTCAGGCCAAAGAGAAAGGATAAGCGGATTGCCCAAATTAGAGGATCTCAGGGTGCAGTGGCTAAAGAAGCAGGAAATGCAAACTCAAAATCTAGCCGAGCAAGTTCCAAAGGGGTGTCTACAGGTCCAGAGCCATCAAAGCCTTCCTCCAAGTCATCTAAAAAGAAATCAAGGAAGTGA